The sequence TAAGGAAACCCCGGTAACGGCGGGCTAACCGAGCGAGTTTGATTTTTATCATCTCCCTTGGGCCGGCTGATACGAGACGTCGTAATACCACGCATCCCCGTTGATTACCGGCACCCTCGGGTCTCTCGGCTTCCGCGCGACACTCGAAAACACTTGAATCTAGAGGCACTCGCTTGGCAGATACATTTATCAAATGACCGATCTCGCGCCGCAGCCGTCACTTCTGCAGTATTTTACAGTCCGGCTGTATCCTCTGCCAACCACGTCCTAGGATATCAGACCCGCGCTGACGAAGTAATCTAAATTGAATTCGATCCTTCGGGATTCTACTCTAGAACGCGACATTCCTCGGGATTTTTTTACCGTGGAAAGTTTTATACGAGAAACGCGGGCAAACTTTATAATGAATAACTTCAGCACTACCTACATTTGCAAACGCTATAGGATCCTTCGGCAGGAATAGGTGGTAGCGAGTGATAGTAAGCAATGAATTTCAGTGGGACCTTATTGACACTGGAACTACGAAACCGGTCAGAATGGCTGAtttgtcgatttttttttcacaattcCTAATATggcataaaaatgtatttttcgaaaattttgaaataaacttCTTTGTTCCAgcattttgttttaatagaaGTAGTACGATCTTTCAGTAAATTCAATCCTGTTATTgttgtaaaacaatatataaaagtatatagtataaagcAATGTGatcgaaaagtaatttttcattgttgcCTAACAGTAACACCAATCGAGTCAAACAAAGTCAAAACAACTACTTGtacacatttatataataaaacaattacaataaaatcacAAGTAAACCGCGGATCGTAATGCAATATGAAAATTGTAGACctcaattgtaaaaaattcatatcttcttttattaaattgaataagttgtaaaaagtataatagtatCTTTACATGCTTCTAAAGTCTTTATATTGACTATTTATATTgacatattaattttcgtcagaaatgcataaagatccgcagtctatttgtaaacattattatataatgaaaatttaagtaaataaataaaaaaactgatAACTAACCAAAAAATGGGAATGACTACAGATGACAATACATCAATAAATGATCAGTCCTAATGGTAAACAATTTGTTTGTTGCAGTACTATCTCTGAGAACGGGCGCAGAATCTTCGGCGAATTCGACTTCGACGCAAGTAGCAGCAGAAGAGGAAGATGAAGAGTCCCTAGGTCAGCTAACGTTAGCCGAGTTTAAAGAAAGATACAGAAGATTAATACCATACATGACCTACTACGTCGGAAAGAATTACGTTAACGGACAAGCTCCGTTGTCGCAGAGCGTCACGAAGGAGTATCAAAGCAACGGGTTGGTGAGGAAAGATCCGCAACCCTTCGTAAAGTTGAACAACGCGGCGCGGAAAGGGAACGCTCATCACCTAAACGACCAGAGCCAGGATAGGAAATTCGTTCCCTCCGTGCAGTACGACCCCTATCAGTTGGAGAATGACAACTACTTTACGCCAGTTAGATACAACGCTAAAGTTGGCCAAGATGATTATCCGGCTCTATACCAAACGTATCAGCGTCCGAAAGCAGCGTATGCCGACGTAACAGCAACACCTAGCCAATTTGCACGCAAGGATCACAGGTACTACGCGAACGTGAGACCATTACGACCTTACACGACCAATGGCAGAGATCACTCACCTAGAAAACAATTGACCAAGCCAGTTCCCGGTAACGTTCGAGATGAATACGCATTGAATTACAACGTCAGACCAATTGTAAATGGCGTTCATTATCTGCCGCCGAAGGAGTACCAAGGACATCGGCCGCAGCCATCGGTCTTGTACTCTACGGGATCGTCGGCCGAATCCGTCCCGGAGAAGCAAGCCCCGCCAACTCctcaattaattcgaaatccGAGTGTAAATCTAGATCAGATAGTGGAGAGCTTGCACCTAAGCGAACGCCTGCCGGAAATGCTGAACCGAGACAACATCGACAACAGTTTCAGGACGCTAGCGGAGATACTCAATATTCTCCACAACAATAAAAACGAAGAAGTCGGGCAAATTCAACAAGGACCGCTCATCCCACTGCCGAAAGCACCGCCAAGGTTGCCTCAGAAGGTTTCGAGTGCCAAGGTGCGAACACAGACGCGACCCAAAGTTATCACCGAAACGCGATTCCAAGTCACACCGAATCCTTTGTACCTGACCGATGATCCGGAACGCTATAAATCGACGCCGTACGAGGAGGATGATGTAAACCCTCTGCCACCGGCTGAACCGCCTTACTTGGAAGACAATTTCAATAACCAAAAGCTCGAACCGAACTTCATGAGAGACCACCTAAGCAATCATAACCCCGAGCCAAATTACGTTGGGAATAGTCTAAATAATAAGCTATTAGAGTACTACGTTCCCGTAGTTCAAGACATTTCGATGAAGAACCAGGAGGTATTTCTGCCGACGGTCAGACCACAAGTGCACCATCAGTTTCCAAGTGACGAATCCACCCAGAACTCGTACGAAATCACGGAAAATCTGAACGAAGACGTATTGCAGCATAATCGATATCCCCCGCCGTTACCGACCACTACGGAAACTTCGGATTACAGTTACACGgaaccgaataaaatttcaacccCGAAACATAGCGCGCCGCAAACGTCGGTGAAGTATGGCGCGACGCAGGGGAAAGCTCACGTTGATTATCCAGCTTATTCCAGCATACCATTAACCAATTTCAGCTGCAAGGAACAACGATACAAAGGGTTCTTTGGGGATCCCGAAACTGCATGTCAGGTACTGAACATTGCATATACAAAGCCTGattgtgatttttattaaagaacagaattgaATAAAGCTAAAGTCTGTTTAAGATTTAAGTATAACACTATAGACTGAATTCAATGATTCACAAGATAaagcaaatttcattttcccaaacgtttaacataaaaaggaaacgatAGTCATTGAAATGGACCctttcgattttaatgaaacttcaTTAGTTGCTTACGTTTAAGGGGTAAAAGTAATTTGTCTCTATTATTTATGTCGAATTGTCAATTCGTTCGAGTAGAAACAGATTTCCcaataatatattcaacgCGTTATTGTACCAATGCCTGtccaatatttttttcgagTTCTGTCACTTGGGTAAAGTAAATCGGCGGTCAGAATTATTGACCATCCGATCAAATATTATCAATCAGGGAATAATTAGGCGAAAGATGGATAGCAATTCTAGACGAATTTTTACCAAAAAGCTACCTGTAATTCGAAGCGCTTTTATCGATAACGTTCACGAATCTACGAATTTGACGAAATCACAAATGCTTTTTCGATTGTGTTGCAGGTATGGCACTACTGTGATCTGAACGGTGGCAAATCATCATTTTTATGTCCCAACGGTACTATATTCAGCCAAGTGGCCCTAACATGCGACTGGTGGTTCAATGTTAAGTGCGAGACGACCACGCAATTATACGTGCTAAACGAACGGCTCTACAAGTACATCTTGCCGGTAATGCCAAAGTTTCCCGAGGACTTTACCGGTCCGGAAGTTGATCGGTATTTGGAACTGAAATTCAAGGAAATGGAGGCGAAGCTGaaggagaaattaaaaaaggagaaggagaaggaggagaaagagaaggagaagcTCAAAGACAAACCGGAgacgaaaaaagaagaagagaaataaatccGGAGCTTGtagttaaattattgtaacttcaTCACTTTAAGCGTAATGCGTATCGGACCGATCCTTGTTGCCATTGTTTGCTACAAAAAGCAACAATTGTGAACCGTATACTCCGCCGTATGCCCGAATGCGAAcgaattttgtgaaatttcAAAACGTGCAATATGTATTAGTGTAGgttctctgtgtgtgtgtgtgatttatgtttaaagtattttaagaGAAGCCTTTTATACAAGATCTCTGTATCAACGAAATCAAATTATCCTGTTTCACTAATGCATAAATACAACTATGACATCAAAACTAATTGTTCAGACAAGCAAAAAATCGTCAGGAAAGCCGAACAAAAGAGTatgaaataactaaataatgttaataagtATTTGCATTGCCTCTAGTCATATTTGTACtgcgtaattatttataacaggACGTACTCtactattttatagaaaatttttgtatctgTACATGCATCGATGATTTGTACATGACTGATATTGGTCTTACTTTCTTATAAAGATATCACATGCACTACACTCAAGTACTATGTatgtgatattaaattaatcgaatactTTTCCACTTTTCAGGGAATGGCATGTAACTACTAGAAATATCTAATGAAATGTAACAACACTTGAATTTTGTACTTGTACTTACTAGCTGTTACAAATACTGaataaacttatttattaatcaatttataatagaatttataatctataatagTCAATAAAATTCTCCACAACAAAGATACAAGTTGACGTTAACACTTACCTTTTGTGTATCACGAACCCTCAGCAGCCTCTGAACGACATGTTCGGTCATCTGCTGGAAATCTTCAAGGAACATCTGATTCTGGAAATAGAAATAAGGATACCTTATTTTACATGTAAAACAgcgaaaaatgtatttttctatttgtagCTAATATACAAACCTTGTCTATGAGGGATACATAATCGTGGTTCTTATGAGATTGTAACATACAACGAGAACATCCAgctatttcacaattttcacaATAAAATTCCATATCTTCTTTGCATTGTTCAGAACATGTATTCTGTACAATACAGGAATCATTGTTTGAAATGTCAGATAACATTATCTTGGTATGATTATTCAATGCACGTCCATGTATCTATCAAGGTATAGAAACACGGTTTTACTTATCAATATTCTTTAATTGTATATACCATATTAAGAAAAGTTATCATAGAATGTaacattctttatttatattgcaataataacaaaaataaccgATGTGACATTTTCCAAAACGTATGTActatataagataatataaacaaaattaaattttcataaaaaaaa comes from Augochlora pura isolate Apur16 chromosome 1, APUR_v2.2.1, whole genome shotgun sequence and encodes:
- the LOC144467576 gene encoding uncharacterized protein LOC144467576, translated to MRSPSVPVCFVYVLLSVLVLSLRTGAESSANSTSTQVAAEEEDEESLGQLTLAEFKERYRRLIPYMTYYVGKNYVNGQAPLSQSVTKEYQSNGLVRKDPQPFVKLNNAARKGNAHHLNDQSQDRKFVPSVQYDPYQLENDNYFTPVRYNAKVGQDDYPALYQTYQRPKAAYADVTATPSQFARKDHRYYANVRPLRPYTTNGRDHSPRKQLTKPVPGNVRDEYALNYNVRPIVNGVHYLPPKEYQGHRPQPSVLYSTGSSAESVPEKQAPPTPQLIRNPSVNLDQIVESLHLSERLPEMLNRDNIDNSFRTLAEILNILHNNKNEEVGQIQQGPLIPLPKAPPRLPQKVSSAKVRTQTRPKVITETRFQVTPNPLYLTDDPERYKSTPYEEDDVNPLPPAEPPYLEDNFNNQKLEPNFMRDHLSNHNPEPNYVGNSLNNKLLEYYVPVVQDISMKNQEVFLPTVRPQVHHQFPSDESTQNSYEITENLNEDVLQHNRYPPPLPTTTETSDYSYTEPNKISTPKHSAPQTSVKYGATQGKAHVDYPAYSSIPLTNFSCKEQRYKGFFGDPETACQVWHYCDLNGGKSSFLCPNGTIFSQVALTCDWWFNVKCETTTQLYVLNERLYKYILPVMPKFPEDFTGPEVDRYLELKFKEMEAKLKEKLKKEKEKEEKEKEKLKDKPETKKEEEK